In Fusobacterium canifelinum, a genomic segment contains:
- the kdd gene encoding L-erythro-3,5-diaminohexanoate dehydrogenase produces the protein MKKGCKYGTHRVIEPAGVLPQPAKKISNDMEIFSNEILIDVIALNIDSASFTQIEEEAGHDVEKVKAKIKEIVAERGKMQNPVTGSGGMLIGTIEKIGDDLVGKTDLKVGDKIATLVSLSLTPLRIDEIINIKPEIDRVEIKGKAILFESGIYAVLPKDMPENLALAALDVAGAPAQVAKLVKPCQSVAILGSAGKSGMLCAYEAVKRVGPTGRVIGVVRNDKEKALLQRVSDKVRIVIADATKPMDVLHAVLEANDGKEVDVAINCVNVPNTEMSTILPVKEFGIAYFFSMATGFSKAALGAEGVGKDITMIVGNGYTVDHAAITLEELRESAVLREIFNEIYL, from the coding sequence ATGAAAAAAGGTTGTAAATACGGAACACATAGAGTTATAGAACCAGCTGGAGTTTTACCACAACCAGCAAAAAAAATATCAAATGATATGGAAATATTTTCAAATGAAATTTTAATAGATGTTATAGCACTTAACATAGATTCAGCGTCTTTTACTCAAATTGAAGAAGAAGCAGGACATGATGTAGAAAAAGTTAAAGCGAAAATTAAAGAAATAGTTGCAGAAAGAGGAAAAATGCAAAATCCTGTAACTGGTTCTGGAGGAATGTTAATAGGAACAATTGAAAAAATAGGAGATGACTTAGTTGGAAAAACTGATTTAAAAGTTGGAGATAAAATAGCAACTCTTGTTTCTCTTTCATTAACACCTTTAAGAATAGATGAAATAATAAATATTAAACCTGAAATAGACAGAGTTGAAATTAAAGGTAAAGCAATTCTTTTTGAAAGTGGAATATATGCAGTTCTACCAAAAGATATGCCTGAAAACTTAGCTTTAGCAGCTCTTGATGTAGCAGGAGCACCAGCTCAAGTTGCAAAACTTGTTAAACCTTGTCAATCAGTTGCAATCTTAGGTTCAGCAGGAAAATCTGGAATGCTTTGTGCTTATGAAGCAGTTAAAAGAGTAGGACCTACTGGAAGAGTAATAGGTGTTGTAAGAAATGACAAAGAAAAAGCTTTACTTCAAAGAGTAAGTGATAAAGTAAGAATAGTTATAGCAGATGCAACAAAACCTATGGATGTTTTACATGCTGTTTTAGAAGCTAATGATGGTAAAGAAGTAGATGTTGCAATAAATTGTGTAAATGTACCTAACACAGAAATGTCTACAATACTTCCAGTAAAAGAATTTGGTATAGCTTACTTCTTCTCAATGGCAACTGGATTCTCAAAAGCTGCATTAGGAGCAGAAGGAGTAGGAAAAGATATAACTATGATAGTTGGAAATGGTTATACAGTTGACCATGCTGCAATAACTTTAGAAGAATTAAGAGAAAGTGCAGTATTAAGAGAAATATTTAATGAAATATATCTATAA
- the kamE gene encoding lysine 5,6-aminomutase subunit beta, translating to MSSGLYSTEKRDFDTTLDLTQIRPYGDTMNDGKVQMSFTLPVACNEKGIEAALQLARKMGFVNPAVAFSEALDKEFSFYVVYGATSFSVDYTAIKVQALEIDTMDMHECEKYIEENFGREVVMVGASTGTDAHTVGIDAIMNMKGYAGHYGLERYKGVRAYNLGSQVPNEEFIKKAIELKADALLVSQTVTQKDVHIENLTNLVELLEAEGLRDKIILIAGGARITNDLAKELGYDAGFGPGKYADDVATFILKEMVERGMNK from the coding sequence ATGAGTTCAGGATTATATTCAACAGAAAAAAGAGATTTTGATACAACACTTGATTTAACACAAATTAGACCTTATGGAGATACAATGAATGATGGTAAAGTTCAAATGAGTTTTACCCTACCAGTTGCTTGTAATGAAAAGGGAATAGAAGCAGCATTACAACTTGCAAGAAAAATGGGATTTGTTAATCCAGCAGTTGCTTTTTCAGAAGCACTTGATAAAGAATTTTCATTCTATGTAGTTTATGGAGCAACTTCTTTTAGTGTAGACTACACTGCTATAAAAGTTCAAGCCTTAGAAATAGATACTATGGATATGCATGAATGTGAAAAATATATAGAAGAAAATTTTGGAAGAGAAGTTGTAATGGTTGGAGCAAGTACGGGAACAGATGCTCATACAGTTGGAATTGATGCCATTATGAATATGAAAGGTTATGCAGGACACTATGGACTTGAAAGATATAAGGGAGTAAGAGCTTACAATCTTGGAAGCCAAGTTCCTAATGAAGAATTTATCAAAAAGGCAATAGAATTAAAAGCAGATGCCTTATTAGTATCTCAAACTGTAACACAAAAAGATGTACATATAGAAAATTTAACAAATTTAGTCGAATTATTAGAAGCAGAAGGACTAAGAGATAAAATAATTTTAATTGCAGGTGGAGCAAGAATAACTAATGATTTGGCAAAAGAATTAGGTTATGATGCAGGATTTGGACCAGGGAAATATGCAGATGATGTTGCAACATTTATCTTAAAAGAAATGGTTGAAAGAGGTATGAATAAATAG
- a CDS encoding LysE/ArgO family amino acid transporter: MEKYLQGFLMGLAYVAPIGVQNLFVINSAITQKRSKALLIALIVIFFDVTLAFACFFGIGLLIDKLEWLKLIILLVGSLVIIYIGQGLLRSKSELKKNDDMDIPLLKAITSACVVTWFNPQAIIDGTMMLGAFRATLSSEAGIYFILGVTSASFCWFMGLSIFISLFSHKFNEKVLRIINIVCGIVIIFYGVKLLLNFYKMFIHYIY; encoded by the coding sequence ATGGAGAAATATTTACAAGGATTTTTAATGGGGCTTGCTTATGTTGCTCCAATAGGAGTACAAAATTTGTTTGTAATTAACTCTGCGATTACCCAAAAGAGAAGTAAGGCATTGTTAATTGCTTTAATTGTAATATTTTTTGATGTAACACTGGCATTTGCTTGTTTCTTTGGAATAGGGCTTTTAATAGATAAGTTAGAGTGGTTGAAATTAATTATTCTACTTGTAGGAAGTTTAGTTATAATCTATATAGGTCAAGGGCTTTTAAGAAGTAAAAGTGAGCTTAAAAAAAATGATGATATGGATATACCTTTATTAAAAGCAATAACATCTGCCTGTGTTGTAACATGGTTTAATCCACAAGCTATTATTGATGGTACTATGATGCTTGGTGCATTTAGAGCAACTCTTTCAAGTGAGGCTGGAATATACTTTATATTAGGAGTAACATCAGCATCCTTTTGTTGGTTTATGGGTTTAAGTATTTTTATATCATTATTTAGTCATAAATTTAATGAAAAAGTGTTAAGAATAATCAATATAGTCTGTGGCATAGTAATAATTTTTTATGGTGTAAAATTACTATTAAATTTTTATAAGATGTTCATTCATTATATATATTGA
- the kamD gene encoding lysine 5,6-aminomutase subunit alpha, with translation MGKLDLDWGLVKEARESAKKIAADSQVFIDAHSTVTVERTICRLLGIDGVDEFGVPLPNVVVDFLKDNGNISLGVAKYIGNAMIETKLQPQEIAEKIAKKELDITKMQWHDDFDIKLALKDITHATVERIKANRKAREDYLEQFGGDKKGPYIYVIVATGNIYEDVTQAVAAARQGADVVAVIRTTGQSLLDFVPFGATTEGFGGTMATQENFRIMRKALDDVGVELGRYIRLCNYCSGLCMPEIAAMGALERLDMMLNDALYGILFRDINMKRTLVDQFFSRIINGFAGVIINTGEDNYLTTADAIEEAHTVLASQFINEQFALIAGLPEEQMGLGHAFEMEPGTENGFLLELAQAEMAREIFPKAPLKYMPPTKFMTGNIFKGHIQDALFNIVTITTGQKVHLLGMLTEAIHTPFMSDRALSIENAKYIFNNLKDFGNDIEFKKGGIMNTRAQEVLKKAADLLKTIETMGIFKTIEKGVFGGVRRPIDGGKGLAGVFEKDSTYFNPFIPLMLGGDR, from the coding sequence ATGGGAAAATTGGATCTTGATTGGGGACTTGTTAAAGAAGCTCGTGAATCTGCAAAAAAGATTGCAGCTGACTCTCAAGTTTTCATAGATGCACACAGTACAGTTACAGTTGAAAGAACAATTTGTAGATTATTAGGTATAGATGGTGTTGATGAGTTTGGAGTACCATTACCAAATGTGGTTGTAGACTTTCTAAAAGATAATGGAAATATTAGTTTAGGAGTTGCAAAATATATTGGGAATGCAATGATAGAAACTAAACTTCAACCACAAGAAATAGCAGAAAAAATTGCTAAAAAAGAATTAGATATAACAAAAATGCAATGGCATGATGATTTTGATATAAAATTAGCTTTAAAAGATATAACTCATGCAACAGTTGAAAGAATAAAAGCTAATAGAAAAGCAAGAGAAGATTATTTGGAACAATTTGGTGGAGATAAAAAAGGACCTTATATATATGTAATAGTTGCAACAGGAAATATCTATGAAGATGTTACTCAAGCAGTTGCAGCAGCAAGACAAGGTGCTGATGTTGTTGCAGTTATAAGAACAACAGGACAATCGCTACTAGACTTCGTACCTTTTGGAGCAACAACAGAAGGTTTCGGAGGAACAATGGCAACTCAAGAAAACTTTAGAATAATGAGAAAAGCTCTTGATGATGTTGGAGTTGAATTAGGTAGATATATAAGATTATGTAACTATTGTTCTGGACTTTGTATGCCTGAAATAGCAGCAATGGGAGCATTGGAAAGATTGGATATGATGCTTAATGATGCTCTATATGGAATACTATTCAGAGATATTAACATGAAAAGAACACTAGTTGATCAATTTTTCTCAAGAATAATAAATGGTTTTGCTGGGGTTATAATAAATACTGGTGAAGATAACTATTTAACAACAGCTGATGCCATAGAAGAAGCTCATACAGTTTTAGCTTCTCAATTTATCAATGAACAATTTGCATTGATAGCTGGATTGCCAGAAGAACAAATGGGACTTGGACATGCTTTTGAAATGGAACCAGGAACAGAAAATGGGTTCTTATTAGAACTTGCTCAAGCAGAAATGGCAAGAGAAATATTCCCTAAGGCACCTTTAAAATATATGCCTCCTACTAAATTTATGACAGGAAATATATTTAAAGGACATATACAAGATGCATTATTTAATATTGTAACTATAACAACAGGACAAAAAGTTCACTTATTAGGAATGCTTACAGAAGCTATCCACACACCTTTTATGTCAGATAGAGCATTATCAATAGAAAATGCAAAATATATTTTCAATAACTTAAAAGATTTTGGAAATGACATAGAGTTTAAAAAAGGTGGAATAATGAATACAAGGGCTCAAGAAGTTCTTAAAAAAGCAGCTGATTTATTAAAGACAATAGAAACAATGGGTATCTTCAAAACAATAGAAAAAGGTGTATTTGGAGGAGTAAGAAGACCTATTGATGGTGGAAAAGGACTTGCAGGAGTTTTTGAAAAGGATAGTACATATTTCAATCCTTTCATTCCATTAATGTTAGGAGGGGATAGATAA
- the kamA gene encoding lysine 2,3-aminomutase has product MNTVNTRKKFFPNVTDEEWNDWTWQVKNRIEKIDDLKKYVELSAEEEEGVKETLKTLRMAITPYYFSLIDMNSDRCPIRKQAIPTIQEIHQSDADLLDPLHEDEDSPVPGLTHRYPDRVLLLITDMCSMYCRHCTRRRFAGSSDDAMPMDRIDKAIEYIAKTPQVRDVLLSGGDALLVSDKKLESIIQKLRAIPHVEIIRIGSRTPVVLPQRITPELCNMLKKYHPIWLNTHFNHPQEVTPEAKKACEMLADAGVPLGNQTVLLRGINDSVPVMKRLVHDLVMMRVRPYYIYQCDLSMGLEHFRTPVSKGIEIIEGLRGHTSGYAVPTFVVDAPGGGGKTPVMPQYVISQSPHRVVLRNFEGVITTYTEPENYTHEPCYDEEKFEKMYEISGVYMLDEGLKMSLEPSHLARHERNKKRAEAEGKK; this is encoded by the coding sequence ATGAATACAGTTAATACTAGAAAGAAATTTTTCCCAAATGTAACAGATGAGGAATGGAACGATTGGACATGGCAAGTAAAAAATAGAATTGAAAAAATTGATGATTTAAAAAAATATGTTGAATTAAGTGCTGAAGAAGAAGAAGGAGTTAAAGAAACTCTTAAAACTTTAAGAATGGCTATAACTCCATATTATTTCTCTTTAATTGATATGAATAGTGACAGATGTCCAATAAGAAAACAAGCTATTCCTACTATACAAGAAATACATCAATCTGATGCTGACTTGTTAGACCCTCTACATGAAGATGAAGACTCTCCAGTACCAGGACTAACTCATAGATATCCTGACAGAGTTTTACTTCTAATAACAGACATGTGCTCTATGTATTGTAGACACTGTACTCGTAGAAGATTTGCTGGTTCTAGTGATGATGCTATGCCTATGGATAGAATTGATAAAGCAATAGAATATATTGCAAAAACTCCACAAGTAAGAGACGTATTGTTATCAGGAGGAGATGCACTTCTAGTTTCTGATAAAAAATTAGAAAGCATAATCCAAAAATTAAGAGCAATACCTCATGTTGAAATAATAAGAATAGGAAGTAGAACACCAGTTGTTTTACCTCAAAGAATTACTCCTGAATTATGTAATATGTTAAAGAAATATCACCCAATTTGGTTGAATACTCACTTTAATCATCCTCAAGAAGTAACTCCGGAAGCTAAAAAAGCTTGTGAAATGTTGGCAGATGCAGGAGTTCCATTAGGAAACCAAACTGTGTTATTAAGAGGAATAAATGATAGTGTTCCTGTAATGAAAAGACTAGTTCATGATTTAGTAATGATGAGAGTAAGACCTTATTATATCTATCAATGTGACTTATCTATGGGACTTGAACACTTCAGAACTCCAGTTTCTAAAGGTATAGAAATTATTGAAGGATTAAGAGGACATACATCTGGATATGCAGTACCAACATTCGTTGTTGACGCACCTGGTGGAGGAGGAAAAACTCCAGTAATGCCTCAATATGTAATTTCTCAATCTCCTCATAGAGTAGTTCTAAGAAACTTTGAAGGAGTTATAACAACTTATACAGAACCAGAAAATTATACACATGAACCTTGTTATGATGAAGAAAAATTTGAAAAAATGTATGAAATAAGTGGAGTTTATATGCTAGATGAAGGATTAAAAATGTCACTAGAACCTAGTCACTTAGCAAGACATGAAAGAAATAAAAAGAGAGCAGAAGCTGAAGGGAAAAAATAA
- the kamB gene encoding lysine 5,6-aminomutase reactivase subunit KamB, with the protein MLDTYKFIEKYKRISIIGMEKNVGKTTLLNKLIADIGKTKKLGLTSIGRDGEDIDVVTNTDKPRIYVREGSIIATGRDCLNKCDITKEILYVTDFTTPMGSIVIVRALSDGYVDIAGPSYNKQVKIVVELMEKFGSEISIVDGALGRKSTAISDVSEATILSTGAALSLDMPKVIDETKKTVYFLRLDEIDNDIKEKIKDFKEEKAVLFYKNGEVAVLEVNNSIDLSNILKEYLKKDLEYFYIRGAITPKIIEAFINSRGNYEKITLLAEDGTKFFLNSSLLNKAKLSGIEFKVLNKINLLFVTINPHSPLGVDFDKEEFKTRLQKEISVPVINVLGD; encoded by the coding sequence ATGTTAGATACGTATAAGTTTATTGAGAAATATAAAAGAATATCTATAATAGGTATGGAAAAAAATGTAGGAAAAACTACACTTTTAAATAAACTTATAGCTGACATTGGAAAAACTAAAAAATTAGGACTAACTTCCATAGGGAGAGATGGTGAAGATATAGACGTTGTAACTAATACTGATAAGCCTAGAATCTATGTAAGAGAAGGTAGTATTATTGCAACAGGGAGAGATTGTTTAAATAAATGTGATATTACAAAAGAAATTTTATATGTTACAGACTTCACCACTCCTATGGGAAGTATAGTTATAGTTAGGGCCCTATCAGATGGCTATGTAGATATTGCAGGACCATCTTATAATAAACAGGTGAAGATTGTGGTTGAACTTATGGAAAAATTTGGAAGTGAAATTTCTATTGTGGATGGTGCATTAGGAAGAAAAAGTACAGCTATAAGTGATGTAAGTGAAGCAACAATTTTATCAACAGGAGCAGCCTTATCTTTGGATATGCCAAAAGTGATTGATGAAACTAAAAAAACTGTTTATTTTTTAAGACTAGATGAAATAGATAATGATATAAAAGAAAAAATAAAAGACTTTAAAGAAGAGAAAGCTGTTTTATTTTATAAAAATGGAGAAGTAGCAGTTTTAGAAGTGAATAACTCAATAGATTTATCAAATATCTTAAAGGAATATTTGAAAAAAGACTTAGAATATTTCTATATAAGAGGAGCCATAACTCCTAAAATAATAGAAGCATTTATAAATAGTAGAGGAAATTATGAAAAAATAACTCTACTTGCTGAAGATGGAACTAAATTTTTCTTGAATAGTTCTTTGCTAAATAAAGCTAAGTTAAGTGGTATAGAATTTAAAGTTTTAAATAAAATAAATTTACTCTTTGTGACTATAAATCCACATTCCCCTTTGGGAGTAGATTTTGATAAAGAGGAATTTAAAACAAGGTTGCAAAAAGAAATTTCAGTACCAGTGATTAATGTTCTAGGAGATTGA
- the kce gene encoding 3-keto-5-aminohexanoate cleavage enzyme: MEKLIITAAICGAEVTKEHNPAVPYTVEEIAREAESAYKAGASIIHLHVREDDGTPTQDKERFKKCIEAIREKCPDVIIQPSTGGAVGMTDLERLQPTELHPEMATLDCGTCNFGGDEVFVNTENTIKNFGKILIERGVKPEIEVFDKGMVDYAIRYQKQGFIQKPMHFDFVLGVQMSASARDLVFMSESIPEGSTWTVAGVGRHQFQMAALAIVMGGHVRVGFEDNVYIDKGVLAKSNGELVERVVRLAKELGREIATPDEARQILSLKK, translated from the coding sequence ATGGAAAAATTAATAATAACTGCTGCTATTTGTGGAGCAGAAGTAACAAAAGAACATAATCCTGCTGTTCCTTATACTGTTGAAGAAATTGCAAGAGAAGCTGAGTCAGCATATAAAGCAGGAGCAAGTATAATCCATTTACATGTAAGAGAAGATGATGGAACTCCAACTCAAGATAAAGAAAGATTTAAAAAATGTATTGAAGCAATAAGAGAAAAATGTCCAGATGTAATAATTCAACCATCTACTGGTGGAGCAGTTGGAATGACAGATTTAGAAAGATTACAACCAACTGAGTTACATCCAGAAATGGCAACTCTTGATTGTGGAACTTGTAATTTTGGTGGAGATGAAGTTTTTGTAAACACTGAAAATACAATTAAAAATTTTGGAAAAATTCTTATAGAAAGAGGAGTTAAACCAGAAATAGAAGTTTTTGATAAAGGTATGGTTGACTATGCTATAAGATATCAAAAACAAGGATTTATTCAAAAACCTATGCATTTTGATTTTGTTTTAGGTGTACAAATGTCTGCTTCTGCAAGAGATTTAGTATTTATGTCAGAAAGTATACCAGAAGGTTCAACTTGGACAGTAGCAGGAGTGGGAAGACATCAATTCCAAATGGCAGCTCTAGCAATAGTTATGGGAGGACATGTAAGAGTTGGTTTTGAAGACAATGTATATATAGACAAAGGAGTTTTAGCAAAATCAAATGGAGAATTAGTTGAAAGAGTTGTAAGATTAGCAAAGGAGCTAGGAAGAGAAATTGCAACTCCTGACGAAGCAAGACAAATATTAAGTTTAAAAAAATAA
- the kamC gene encoding lysine 5,6-aminomutase reactivase ATPase KamC, translating into MKFIDENSLNRLNFKELLSRIDMYSGYGKNKLNNLSNFLVGEENKLEEEFERMEKIYNLISDDKREMLKLEMILYKFDNIRKTVENAINDIVLDTVDLFELKVQLMAMIELNLLLNENKDVFSDFILEDIGELFSALDPNDEKIATFYIYESYSVILKEIRRQKKEVENKLFNETDYETIQKLKNERLSILVDEEREEFKIRRNITALVKRFSSIFLNNTEKIGNLDFVLGKVRFAKEYNGIRPVVSKKKEIILEDAINLEVKEVLEAKNKKYTPISIKLNVGTTMITGANMGGKSVALKTIAENVLLFQMGFFVFAKYASIPLLDFIFFVSDDMQDISKGLSTFGAEIIKLKEINSYVKSGTGLIVFDEFARGTNPKEGQKFVRALAKYLNEKSSISIITTHFDSVVEKNMKHYQVVGLKNLDFESLKNRLKANNSLELIQDNMDFTLEESIETEVPKDALNIAKLIGLDEEISEMIYKEYEWEEQ; encoded by the coding sequence ATGAAATTTATTGATGAAAATAGTTTAAATAGATTAAATTTTAAAGAATTGTTATCAAGAATTGATATGTATTCAGGATATGGAAAAAATAAACTAAATAATTTAAGTAATTTTCTAGTAGGTGAGGAAAACAAATTAGAAGAAGAATTTGAAAGAATGGAAAAAATTTATAATCTTATTTCTGATGATAAAAGAGAAATGTTAAAGTTAGAAATGATACTTTATAAATTTGATAATATAAGAAAAACAGTAGAAAATGCAATAAATGATATTGTCTTAGATACAGTTGATTTGTTCGAACTAAAAGTACAACTTATGGCTATGATAGAGCTAAATCTTCTTTTAAATGAAAATAAAGATGTATTTTCTGATTTTATATTAGAAGATATAGGAGAATTATTTAGTGCTTTAGATCCTAATGATGAAAAAATTGCTACTTTTTATATTTATGAATCTTATTCTGTGATTTTAAAAGAAATTCGTAGACAGAAAAAAGAAGTTGAAAATAAATTATTCAATGAAACAGATTATGAAACAATTCAAAAATTAAAAAATGAAAGATTATCCATATTAGTTGATGAAGAAAGAGAAGAGTTTAAAATAAGAAGAAATATAACTGCTCTTGTTAAAAGATTTTCATCAATCTTTTTAAATAATACTGAAAAGATTGGAAATTTAGATTTTGTACTAGGAAAGGTTAGATTTGCAAAAGAATACAATGGTATAAGACCAGTGGTATCTAAAAAGAAGGAAATAATCTTAGAAGATGCTATAAATTTAGAGGTAAAAGAAGTCTTAGAAGCTAAGAATAAAAAATACACTCCTATCAGTATAAAGTTAAATGTAGGAACAACTATGATAACTGGTGCTAATATGGGTGGAAAAAGTGTAGCATTAAAAACAATAGCAGAAAATGTATTACTTTTTCAAATGGGATTTTTTGTTTTTGCAAAATATGCAAGTATACCTCTTTTAGACTTTATCTTTTTTGTGTCAGATGATATGCAAGATATTTCAAAAGGACTTAGTACATTTGGAGCAGAGATAATAAAATTAAAAGAAATAAATTCTTATGTGAAAAGTGGGACAGGACTTATAGTTTTTGATGAGTTTGCAAGAGGAACAAACCCAAAAGAAGGACAAAAATTCGTGAGAGCCTTAGCAAAATATTTAAATGAAAAATCTAGTATATCAATTATAACTACCCACTTTGATTCTGTTGTTGAAAAGAATATGAAACATTATCAAGTGGTAGGTTTAAAAAATTTAGATTTTGAAAGTCTAAAAAATAGATTGAAAGCAAATAATTCTTTGGAATTAATTCAAGATAATATGGATTTTACTTTAGAAGAAAGTATAGAAACAGAAGTGCCAAAAGATGCTTTAAATATAGCAAAATTAATTGGCTTAGATGAAGAAATTTCTGAAATGATTTATAAAGAGTATGAATGGGAGGAACAATAA
- a CDS encoding Na+/H+ antiporter NhaC family protein, whose amino-acid sequence MKAFFKLSPVIVLAVLMMKGFDALLAAPIATIYACFIAMIFSKEKFNTIVDHAIDNVKEIQVALFILMAAYAMAEAFMSTGVGASLILIALKVGITAKTVAVVGAIVTSILSIATGTSWGTFAACAPIFLWLNHIVGGNLLLTTAAIAGGACFGDNIGLISDTTIVSSGIQKVEVVRRIRHQGVWSGLVLLSGVIVFAIAGFTMDLPSTVGDPAEAINSIPADVWTALAEKRESAVKLLEQVKNGVPLYMAIPLVIVLVLAFMGTQTFICLFAGLFFAYIFGMMAGTVTSTMDYLDMMMGGFASAGGWVVVMMMWVAAFGGIMKSMNAFEPVSKLLSRISGSVRQLMFYNGLLCVFGNATLADEMAQIVTIGPIIREMVEENVEGSEEDLYTLRLRNATFSDAMGVFGSQLIPWHVYIAFYMGIASIVYPLHEFVAIDIIKYNFIAMIAVASILILTLTGLDRLIPLFKLPSEPAVRLKKQK is encoded by the coding sequence ATGAAAGCGTTTTTTAAGTTAAGTCCAGTAATCGTATTGGCAGTACTTATGATGAAGGGTTTTGATGCATTACTTGCTGCACCAATTGCAACTATCTATGCCTGTTTTATTGCTATGATTTTTTCAAAAGAAAAATTCAATACTATTGTAGATCATGCAATAGACAATGTAAAAGAAATACAAGTTGCATTGTTTATCTTGATGGCCGCCTATGCAATGGCAGAAGCATTTATGTCAACAGGAGTTGGAGCATCTCTTATTTTAATTGCATTGAAAGTAGGAATTACAGCTAAGACTGTTGCAGTTGTAGGAGCTATTGTTACATCAATACTATCAATAGCAACTGGAACAAGTTGGGGAACATTTGCAGCATGTGCACCTATTTTCTTATGGTTAAATCATATAGTTGGTGGGAATCTTCTATTGACAACAGCTGCTATTGCTGGAGGAGCATGTTTTGGAGATAATATAGGGCTTATCTCAGATACTACAATAGTAAGCTCTGGTATCCAAAAAGTTGAAGTTGTAAGAAGAATTAGACACCAAGGTGTATGGTCTGGATTAGTTTTATTATCAGGAGTAATAGTATTTGCTATTGCTGGTTTCACAATGGATTTACCTTCAACAGTTGGAGATCCTGCTGAAGCTATTAATAGTATACCTGCTGATGTATGGACAGCACTTGCTGAAAAAAGAGAATCAGCAGTAAAACTATTAGAACAAGTTAAAAATGGAGTTCCTTTATATATGGCTATCCCATTAGTAATAGTTTTAGTTTTAGCATTTATGGGAACACAAACATTTATCTGTTTATTTGCTGGATTATTCTTTGCTTATATATTTGGAATGATGGCAGGAACAGTTACAAGTACTATGGACTACTTAGATATGATGATGGGTGGTTTTGCATCAGCTGGTGGTTGGGTAGTAGTTATGATGATGTGGGTTGCAGCCTTTGGTGGAATAATGAAGAGTATGAATGCATTTGAACCTGTATCAAAATTACTATCTAGAATTTCTGGAAGTGTAAGACAATTAATGTTCTACAATGGACTTCTATGTGTATTTGGAAATGCTACTCTTGCAGATGAAATGGCTCAAATAGTTACAATAGGACCAATCATTAGAGAAATGGTTGAAGAAAATGTTGAAGGTTCAGAAGAAGATTTATATACATTAAGATTAAGAAATGCAACATTTAGTGATGCTATGGGTGTATTTGGATCTCAACTTATTCCTTGGCATGTATATATAGCTTTCTATATGGGAATAGCTTCAATAGTTTATCCTTTACATGAATTTGTAGCAATAGATATTATAAAATATAACTTTATAGCTATGATAGCAGTAGCAAGTATATTAATTCTAACTTTAACTGGTTTAGATAGACTAATACCATTATTTAAATTACCATCAGAACCAGCTGTAAGATTAAAAAAACAAAAATAA